Genomic segment of Pochonia chlamydosporia 170 chromosome 1, whole genome shotgun sequence:
CTGCCTTCGGTGTGGCAACCGGGCAGTCATAAAACGACCAAAGAACCACCACAAACTATGCAAGGAATGTTTTCTATCAGTATTCGAAGATGAGGTGCATCACACAATTACCTCGTCTAAGCTCTTCCACCCAGGCGAAAGGGTCGCAATAGGCGCATCAGGCGGGAAAGATTCAACCGTCTTGGCATCAGTGATGAAGACATTGAATGAGAGACACAACTATGGCCTTGACTTGGTACTCTTGAGTGTCGACGAAGGTATCAAAGGATATCGGGATGACTCACTCGAGACAGTCAAGCGAAACGCTGTTCAGTATGAGATGCCATTACAAATCGTGGGTTACGATGAGCTGTATGGGTGGACTATGGATCAAGTAGTTGAAACCATaggaaagaaaggaaactgCACATACTGTGGCGTTTTCCGTCGACAAGCACTTGATCGTGGCGCCAAAATGCTAAGCATCAGGCATGTTATCACTGGACACAACGCCGATGACGTCGCTGAGACGGTTCTCATGAACTTATTGAGAGGTGACCTACCTCGCTTATCACGGAGCACGAGTATAATTACCGGCAGCTCTTCGAGCGAGGTgaagagaagcaagccacTGAAATATGCATATGAGAAGGAGATTGTGCTCTATGCACACCACAAGAAGCTGGATTACTTCAGCACGGAATGTATCTACAGCCCAGAAGCCTTCCGTGGGACTGCCCGAACCCTTATTAAAAGCTTGGAGAAGGTACGTCCAAGTGCAATATTAGACATTGTAAGGAGCGGAGAAGATATGGCACGGCTCACGCCGGACAAGGGCCAAGATGCATGTGGATgcgacgaagacgaggcTATAGGAGGATGTGGATCGGCGAATGGGCGAACATCAGGGAGCGAGCTCGCACAAATGGAGGCCAGATTGAAGGTAAAGCAAAGGTCAACAGAACTCGAGACTGAAATCAGTGCCAATGGCACGTCAGCCGATGACGGATCTGTCAAGCTGCCTATCCGTGGTGGCAGACGGCAAAAGGAGAAACCAGTCGGCCCTTTGCAAACCCTCGGCCAATGCATCAAGTGCGGATACATGTCCAGCCAAGAGATGTGCCAGGCTTGTACGTTGCTGGAGAGCCTGAACAAGAATCGGCCTGAAGTTTCAATATAGACCACTCGGTGGATGGAGCCGAATTGTAAATGAAAAGAAATCCACAACACCTGAAGCATCTGATCACGGTGAACACTGAAATCGAACTGGAAAATTGAGGCAGCCTGTTTTAACAAGTCTGGTCTAGGCCAATTTTCAGGCCCTATATGTACACTCTTATGATTGTTGTTTGCCCGTATTATCTGATCGTCTGTTTTTGAAAGGTCCTTACGTGAAGCGCTTTTCCAGCTGTAGCAAAACGATTAGCCATCCGATTTGTGAGAAGCGTTTGGGTAGATTCTTTCATACTTTCCAGCCGTTTGAGAATTCAAAGCCTGGTGGTGCTTCTGGCCTGTCTATCTGTCCTCGAAGAGTGCCGGTGAGTCTGCGATCGCGGTCCATCACTGAGTAATGCGTTAGTGTCTATCCGGAAATTATTTCACTAACGTGTCCTCCGTTGTGATTCTTACTTTGCTGTAATGACGTTAGCC
This window contains:
- a CDS encoding PP-loop ATPase superfamily protein (similar to Neosartorya fischeri NRRL 181 XP_001265193.1); protein product: MPPAACLRCGNRAVIKRPKNHHKLCKECFLSVFEDEVHHTITSSKLFHPGERVAIGASGGKDSTVLASVMKTLNERHNYGLDLVLLSVDEGIKGYRDDSLETVKRNAVQYEMPLQIVGYDELYGWTMDQVVETIGKKGNCTYCGVFRRQALDRGAKMLSIRHVITGHNADDVAETVLMNLLRGDLPRLSRSTSIITGSSSSEVKRSKPLKYAYEKEIVLYAHHKKLDYFSTECIYSPEAFRGTARTLIKSLEKVRPSAILDIVRSGEDMARLTPDKGQDACGCDEDEAIGGCGSANGRTSGSELAQMEARLKVKQRSTELETEISANGTSADDGSVKLPIRGGRRQKEKPVGPLQTLGQCIKCGYMSSQEMCQACTLLESLNKNRPEVSI